A genomic window from Microbacterium sp. H1-D42 includes:
- a CDS encoding pyridoxal phosphate-dependent aminotransferase, which translates to MTRRTLDQSSKLKNVLYEIRGKALVEAARLESEGHQILKLNTGNPAIFGFEAPHQIVRDMLAALPSAHGYSDSKGVISARRAVVSRYEETPDFPRFDPDDVYLGNGVSELITMVMQALLDQGDEVLIPAPDYPLWTAMTSLAGGTPVHYLCDEENGWQPDLEDIRSKVTPQTKAIVIINPNNPTGAVYSREVLEGIVQIARENQLLLLSDEIYDRILFDGAEHIPTATLAPDLLCLTFNGLSKTYRVAGYRSGWLVITGPKSHAKGFLEGITLLASTRLCPNVPAQHAVQAALGGVQSIDALIGPSGRLHEQRDIAWKGLEAIPGVSCVKPEGALYAFPKLDPNVHEIRDDEKLVYDLLVSEKILLVQGTGFNWPTPDHLRVVTLPEARVLSEAVERLGNFLSSYRQ; encoded by the coding sequence ATGACCCGCCGCACACTGGACCAGTCCTCCAAGCTGAAGAACGTTCTCTACGAGATCCGAGGCAAGGCACTGGTCGAGGCGGCGCGACTGGAGTCCGAGGGTCATCAGATCCTCAAGCTGAACACGGGCAACCCGGCGATCTTCGGGTTCGAGGCGCCGCACCAGATTGTCCGCGACATGCTGGCCGCGCTGCCCAGCGCCCACGGCTACAGCGACAGCAAGGGCGTGATCTCGGCACGGCGCGCCGTGGTGAGCCGCTATGAGGAGACCCCGGACTTCCCGCGCTTCGATCCCGATGACGTCTATCTCGGCAACGGCGTCTCCGAGCTGATCACCATGGTCATGCAGGCGCTGCTCGACCAGGGTGACGAGGTGCTCATCCCTGCGCCGGACTATCCGCTGTGGACGGCGATGACCTCGCTCGCGGGTGGAACGCCTGTGCACTACCTGTGCGACGAGGAGAACGGCTGGCAGCCCGACCTCGAGGACATCCGCTCGAAGGTGACGCCGCAGACGAAGGCCATCGTCATCATCAACCCGAACAACCCCACCGGGGCGGTGTACTCACGCGAGGTGCTCGAGGGCATCGTGCAGATCGCGCGCGAGAATCAGCTGCTGCTGCTCTCGGACGAGATCTACGATCGCATCCTGTTCGACGGTGCCGAGCACATCCCCACCGCCACCCTCGCGCCGGACCTGCTGTGCCTCACCTTCAACGGACTGTCGAAGACGTACCGAGTCGCCGGCTATCGCTCCGGCTGGCTCGTGATCACCGGACCGAAATCGCACGCCAAGGGATTCCTCGAGGGGATCACGCTGCTGGCCTCGACGAGGCTGTGCCCGAATGTGCCCGCCCAGCACGCCGTGCAGGCGGCGCTGGGTGGTGTTCAGTCCATCGATGCGCTCATCGGGCCATCGGGGCGCCTGCATGAGCAGCGCGACATCGCGTGGAAGGGTCTGGAGGCGATCCCGGGGGTCAGCTGTGTCAAGCCCGAAGGCGCGCTGTACGCGTTCCCGAAACTCGACCCGAACGTGCACGAGATCCGCGACGACGAGAAGCTCGTCTATGATCTGCTGGTGTCGGAGAAGATCCTGCTCGTGCAGGGCACCGGCTTCAACTGGCCGACCCCGGATCACCTGCGCGTCGTGACTCTGCCCGAGGCCAGGGTGCTCAGCGAGGCCGTCGAGCGGCTCGGGAACTTCCTGTCGAGCTACCGGCAGTGA
- the rsgA gene encoding ribosome small subunit-dependent GTPase A: protein MSWLGDDDLDDVDDFDENSIRTRPNPKANRPRTKRRPAHEDARIGRILGVDRGRYSVLIDEDGADERTITATRARELRRTPIVTGDRARVVGDTSGDEGTLARIVGIVERTSLLRRSADDTDQVERVIVANADQMLIVVAAADPEPRARLVDRYLVAALDAGVRPLLVVTKTDLADPTDFLAHFDGLDLTVFTSARAEMPTDEIGAALIGHSTVFVGHSGVGKSTLVNALVPDARRATGHVNEVTGRGRHTSSSTVSLRYTSPAGAGWVIDTPGVRSFGLGHVDPANILAAYTELAEIAEECPRGCTHLADAEDCALNEAAVAGTLSEAGRARLDSLQRLLATFSG from the coding sequence GTGAGCTGGCTGGGCGACGATGACCTCGACGACGTCGATGACTTCGACGAGAACAGCATCCGCACTCGCCCGAACCCCAAGGCCAACCGCCCGCGCACCAAACGCCGCCCCGCCCACGAGGATGCCAGGATCGGACGGATCCTCGGCGTCGACCGTGGTCGCTACAGCGTGCTGATCGACGAGGACGGCGCGGACGAGCGCACCATCACGGCCACCCGTGCCCGCGAACTGCGCCGCACCCCGATCGTCACCGGAGATCGCGCCCGCGTGGTGGGCGACACCTCGGGCGATGAGGGCACACTCGCTCGCATCGTGGGCATCGTCGAGCGCACGTCACTGCTGCGCCGCAGCGCCGACGACACCGACCAGGTCGAGCGCGTCATCGTCGCCAACGCCGATCAGATGCTGATCGTGGTCGCCGCGGCTGATCCCGAGCCGCGCGCGCGTCTCGTGGACCGCTACCTCGTGGCGGCGCTGGACGCCGGCGTCCGACCGCTGCTGGTCGTGACGAAGACCGATCTCGCCGATCCGACCGATTTCCTCGCCCACTTCGACGGCCTCGACCTCACCGTGTTCACCAGTGCGCGGGCAGAGATGCCGACCGACGAGATCGGCGCGGCGCTGATCGGACATTCCACCGTCTTCGTCGGCCACTCGGGGGTGGGCAAGTCGACCCTCGTGAACGCGCTGGTGCCTGATGCCAGGCGCGCCACCGGACACGTCAATGAGGTCACCGGTCGAGGGCGGCACACGTCGTCCTCGACCGTGTCTCTGCGATACACCTCCCCCGCCGGTGCCGGCTGGGTGATCGACACCCCCGGGGTCCGCTCGTTCGGCCTCGGTCACGTCGATCCGGCGAACATCCTCGCCGCGTACACCGAGTTGGCCGAGATCGCCGAGGAGTGCCCACGCGGCTGCACGCACCTGGCGGATGCCGAAGACTGCGCATTGAATGAGGCCGCCGTCGCCGGCACTCTCAGCGAGGCGGGGCGCGCACGGCTGGATTCGCTGCAGCGCCTGCTTGCCACCTTCAGCGGCTGA
- a CDS encoding SAF domain-containing protein → MTHSRARRPVFGDIRFVIGIVLVIASVAGVWLLVSSSRQTAPVLQATRTIVLGEPISSDDLQVVDVGLGALTDTYLAPQDLAPGSIATRTLADGELVPRSAVGTTEQARTTTVVVSSTATPAGMSAGTVVEVWHAPLSKDGRSFEDPRILVGDAVVVKVAEADGMLAQTRTDVELAIDRGDVADVLAAITGGDAISLVPAGGGS, encoded by the coding sequence ATGACGCACTCTCGTGCCCGCAGGCCGGTCTTCGGCGACATCCGCTTCGTGATCGGCATCGTCTTGGTGATCGCCTCCGTCGCCGGCGTCTGGCTGCTCGTCTCGTCATCGCGGCAGACCGCGCCGGTGCTGCAGGCCACCCGCACGATCGTGCTGGGCGAGCCGATCAGCTCCGATGACCTCCAGGTAGTCGATGTCGGACTGGGTGCGTTGACCGACACCTATCTGGCGCCCCAGGATCTGGCGCCGGGCTCGATCGCGACGCGGACCCTCGCCGACGGCGAGCTGGTGCCGCGCTCGGCGGTCGGCACGACAGAGCAGGCCCGCACGACGACCGTCGTCGTGAGCAGCACCGCGACGCCCGCCGGGATGTCGGCCGGAACCGTCGTGGAAGTGTGGCACGCACCGCTGAGCAAGGACGGCCGCTCGTTCGAGGATCCGCGCATCCTCGTGGGAGACGCCGTGGTCGTGAAGGTGGCAGAGGCCGACGGAATGCTGGCGCAGACGCGCACGGATGTGGAGCTTGCGATCGATCGCGGCGACGTCGCCGATGTTCTCGCCGCGATCACGGGTGGCGACGCGATCTCGCTCGTCCCCGCGGGTGGCGGCTCATGA
- a CDS encoding PAS domain-containing sensor histidine kinase: MSTLSDLVHAQGRLTDADVEWLHRLAGDGQLLADLASADMVIWIATADGTFIAVTHSRPSGAATLFYRDLVGEKVRPQWRTQVQAAFDSGAIVDSSSPDWFEETPTRVRAVPIVRAQKSGESAIIGVLTRHTNLGEVRTPSRQQISFDECANDLFHMISSGEFPDLAAPTAPRRGAPRASDGLIRLDVDGITTFASPNALSAFNRMGFEDELEGESLAEVTTRIVPPARQVDESLPVVVTGRAPWRTDMEARGVTVSLRAIPLKDHGNRIGAIVLCRDVSELRHQEQELITKDATIREIHHRVKNNLQTVGSLLRIQARRTHSEEARDALTQAMRRVEAIAVVHDTLASGLAQTVDFDEVFDRVLKLVAEVAAAPNTRARTHLEGRFGVLPSEYATPLALALTEVVTNAVEHGLSGREGVVSIEAKRTADHLRVTVTDTGHGLPEGRVGQGLGTQIVRTLIQGELSGTIEWKGAEGEGTQVTIDIPMRWIIA; the protein is encoded by the coding sequence GTGTCAACACTCAGTGATCTCGTCCACGCCCAGGGGCGTCTGACCGACGCCGATGTCGAATGGCTGCATCGACTCGCCGGAGACGGCCAGCTGCTCGCCGACCTCGCCTCGGCCGACATGGTCATCTGGATAGCGACCGCGGACGGTACGTTCATCGCTGTCACGCATTCGCGTCCCAGTGGGGCCGCGACCCTGTTCTATCGTGACCTGGTGGGCGAGAAGGTGCGGCCGCAGTGGCGCACGCAGGTGCAGGCCGCGTTCGATTCCGGCGCGATCGTCGATTCGTCTTCGCCGGACTGGTTCGAGGAGACACCGACGCGCGTGCGGGCTGTGCCGATCGTGCGGGCGCAGAAGTCGGGCGAGAGCGCGATCATCGGCGTGCTCACCCGTCACACGAACCTCGGTGAGGTGCGTACGCCTTCGCGGCAGCAGATCAGCTTCGACGAGTGCGCGAACGACCTGTTCCACATGATCTCGAGCGGGGAGTTCCCCGATCTGGCGGCACCGACGGCACCGCGGCGCGGCGCGCCACGGGCATCCGACGGCCTGATCAGACTCGACGTCGATGGCATCACCACCTTCGCCAGCCCCAACGCGCTCTCTGCTTTCAACCGGATGGGCTTCGAGGACGAGCTCGAGGGCGAGTCCCTCGCCGAGGTCACGACGCGGATCGTGCCCCCCGCGCGCCAGGTCGACGAGTCGCTCCCTGTCGTCGTCACGGGGCGGGCGCCGTGGCGCACGGACATGGAAGCCCGCGGAGTCACCGTCTCGCTGCGCGCGATCCCCCTGAAGGATCACGGCAACCGGATCGGTGCGATCGTGCTGTGCCGCGACGTGTCGGAGCTGAGGCATCAGGAGCAGGAGCTGATCACCAAGGACGCCACGATCCGCGAGATCCACCATCGCGTCAAGAACAATTTGCAGACAGTAGGCTCGCTGCTGCGGATCCAGGCTCGTCGCACGCACTCGGAGGAGGCCCGTGACGCGCTGACACAGGCGATGCGACGGGTTGAGGCGATCGCCGTCGTACACGACACCCTGGCCAGCGGCCTGGCTCAGACCGTGGACTTCGACGAGGTGTTCGACCGCGTGCTCAAGCTCGTCGCCGAGGTCGCCGCCGCACCCAACACACGAGCGCGCACACACCTCGAGGGACGATTCGGCGTGCTGCCGAGCGAGTACGCCACCCCGCTCGCGCTGGCACTGACCGAAGTGGTCACCAATGCTGTCGAACACGGCCTGTCGGGTCGCGAGGGCGTCGTCAGCATCGAGGCGAAGCGCACGGCGGACCACCTGCGCGTCACCGTGACCGACACCGGTCACGGCCTGCCCGAGGGGCGGGTCGGTCAGGGACTCGGCACACAGATCGTTCGGACTCTCATCCAGGGCGAGCTCAGCGGCACCATCGAATGGAAGGGTGCCGAGGGCGAGGGCACTCAGGTGACCATCGACATCCCGATGCGGTGGATCATCGCCTGA
- a CDS encoding helix-turn-helix domain-containing protein, producing MPEASEMAPRFLAPAQVAELLSIEVDEVIALVQEGRLRGSQLGSPPRWRVEESSLADYLAEQSEHARRMALWRQANEASFPEVWGTTPLHRD from the coding sequence ATGCCCGAAGCATCCGAGATGGCTCCGCGCTTCCTCGCGCCAGCGCAGGTGGCCGAGCTGCTGAGCATCGAGGTCGATGAAGTCATCGCCCTCGTGCAGGAGGGGCGCCTGCGCGGATCGCAGCTCGGCTCCCCACCACGCTGGCGAGTTGAGGAGTCGAGCCTCGCCGACTACTTGGCCGAGCAGTCCGAACACGCACGGCGGATGGCGTTGTGGCGCCAGGCGAATGAGGCCAGCTTCCCCGAGGTGTGGGGCACCACGCCGCTGCACCGCGACTGA
- a CDS encoding PadR family transcriptional regulator — translation MSVRQSLLAILDQGPCYGYQLRAEFDRRTGSTWPLNVGQIYNTLERLERDGLVVKGDTDDHGHVYHQITEAGRIEVRAWLDSPVLRQSGTRDELAIKLAVAATLPGVDVASVIHHQREASLTQLQELNRANDGGADPDGAEDLARSLVVDSMIFAVQAEVRWLDHIEQRLTTHPHHAMGLELSTERPKRGRPAKVHS, via the coding sequence ATGTCCGTCCGCCAGAGCCTGCTCGCCATCCTCGATCAGGGCCCGTGCTACGGCTATCAGCTGCGCGCCGAGTTCGACCGACGCACCGGATCCACCTGGCCGCTGAACGTCGGTCAGATCTACAACACGCTCGAACGACTCGAGCGCGACGGCCTGGTCGTCAAGGGCGACACCGACGACCACGGTCACGTGTATCACCAGATCACGGAAGCCGGGCGCATCGAGGTGAGGGCATGGCTGGACTCCCCCGTGCTCAGACAGTCCGGCACCCGCGATGAGCTGGCCATCAAGCTGGCCGTCGCGGCAACCCTGCCGGGGGTCGATGTCGCGTCGGTGATCCACCACCAGCGCGAGGCATCGCTCACCCAACTGCAGGAATTGAACCGCGCGAACGACGGCGGCGCCGATCCGGACGGCGCGGAGGACCTGGCCCGGTCGCTGGTGGTCGACTCGATGATCTTCGCCGTGCAGGCAGAAGTGCGCTGGCTCGATCACATCGAGCAGCGGTTGACCACCCACCCGCACCACGCCATGGGACTTGAGCTGTCCACCGAGCGACCCAAGCGCGGTCGTCCGGCGAAGGTGCACTCCTGA
- a CDS encoding Rv3235 family protein has product MTTTLSEYFAPQPTSAAELPDPEPLLRSLTQGVLEVLAGVREVDQLARWFSEDAFRVLVARANLSARARSARGQAPARPAFRILSIHQSSPCENAIEAAVVVAGPGRTRAVAIRLEGLDGRWRAASLAVL; this is encoded by the coding sequence ATGACGACGACGTTGAGTGAGTACTTCGCTCCACAGCCCACCTCTGCCGCTGAACTGCCCGATCCCGAGCCATTGCTGCGCAGCCTGACACAGGGCGTTCTCGAAGTCCTCGCCGGCGTCCGAGAAGTCGATCAGCTGGCTCGCTGGTTCAGCGAGGATGCGTTCCGCGTTCTGGTCGCCCGCGCCAACCTCTCGGCGCGGGCCCGCAGCGCGCGTGGACAGGCACCAGCCCGCCCCGCCTTCCGGATCCTGTCGATCCACCAGAGCTCACCGTGTGAGAACGCCATCGAGGCGGCCGTGGTGGTCGCCGGCCCCGGTCGCACCAGGGCGGTTGCGATCCGGCTTGAAGGGCTCGACGGACGCTGGCGCGCGGCCTCACTCGCCGTGTTGTGA
- the aroA gene encoding 3-phosphoshikimate 1-carboxyvinyltransferase — MSTQRYSPAPARGSYLAPSIDLPVHASVTIPGSKSLTNRELMIAAIADGPGRLIRPLHSDDSRRMVDALRLLGISIEEVPSGGEFGPDLLVTPAPLGGGVTIDCGQAGTVMRFIAPLAGIAHDDVHLTADENALHRPMGAIITALRDLGVDVDDEGNWSLPFTVRGRGRVRGGRVEIDASGSSQFVSGLLLAAPRFDVGLHLVHTGATLPSLPHIDMTIECLSRRGIRIERPAVGEWLVEAGTPRGKDVTIEPDLSNAAPFLAAALVTGGEVTVAGWPLHSTQPGALLPDILHALGAHTSRHAGALTVRAGDRIRGLDIDLSAASELTPTIVGLAAFADGPTTIRGVGHIRTHETDRIAALIANLRALGGEAEELPDGLRIVPRPLHGGVWPAHHDHRMATTGTLIGLRVPGVEVDDIGTTAKTLPEFTQLWERMLKGAIA; from the coding sequence ATGAGCACACAACGGTATTCCCCCGCCCCGGCACGAGGCTCCTACCTCGCGCCGAGTATCGACCTGCCCGTGCACGCGTCCGTCACCATTCCGGGGTCGAAGTCCCTGACCAACCGCGAGCTGATGATCGCCGCGATCGCCGACGGTCCGGGTCGGCTGATCCGCCCGCTGCACTCCGACGACTCGCGACGGATGGTCGACGCGCTGCGACTGCTCGGGATCAGCATCGAGGAAGTGCCCTCCGGCGGCGAGTTCGGTCCCGATCTGCTCGTCACCCCCGCACCGCTCGGCGGCGGGGTCACGATCGACTGCGGTCAGGCCGGCACGGTGATGCGCTTCATCGCTCCGCTGGCGGGCATCGCGCACGACGACGTGCATCTCACCGCCGACGAGAACGCACTGCACCGTCCCATGGGCGCCATCATCACCGCACTGCGCGACCTCGGCGTGGACGTCGACGACGAAGGCAACTGGTCGCTCCCCTTCACCGTGCGCGGCCGCGGCCGTGTGCGCGGAGGACGCGTTGAGATCGACGCCTCCGGCTCCAGCCAGTTCGTCTCCGGACTTCTGCTGGCCGCGCCCCGCTTCGACGTCGGGCTGCACCTGGTGCACACCGGCGCGACGCTGCCGAGCCTGCCGCACATCGACATGACCATCGAATGCCTCAGCCGGCGCGGCATCCGCATCGAGCGTCCGGCCGTGGGCGAGTGGCTCGTCGAGGCGGGCACACCGCGGGGCAAGGACGTCACGATCGAACCGGATCTCTCCAACGCGGCACCGTTCCTGGCGGCGGCACTGGTCACCGGCGGTGAGGTGACGGTCGCCGGATGGCCGCTGCACTCCACGCAGCCCGGCGCACTTCTGCCTGACATCCTGCACGCCCTCGGCGCTCACACCAGCCGGCATGCCGGCGCGCTCACCGTCAGGGCAGGCGACCGCATTCGCGGCCTCGACATCGATCTGTCCGCGGCCAGCGAGCTCACGCCGACGATCGTCGGGCTCGCAGCATTCGCCGACGGCCCCACCACCATCCGCGGTGTCGGCCACATCCGCACCCATGAGACTGACCGCATCGCCGCACTGATCGCGAACCTGCGTGCACTGGGCGGCGAGGCCGAAGAGCTGCCTGACGGTCTCCGGATCGTCCCTCGACCGCTGCACGGCGGTGTCTGGCCGGCGCACCACGACCACCGGATGGCCACCACGGGCACGCTGATCGGATTGCGGGTTCCCGGCGTCGAGGTCGATGACATCGGAACCACGGCCAAGACACTGCCCGAGTTCACCCAGCTGTGGGAGCGGATGCTGAAGGGCGCCATCGCGTGA
- the bcp gene encoding thioredoxin-dependent thiol peroxidase — MRLEPGTPAPDFSLLDQDGNTVTLDGLRGRKVVLYFYPAAMTPGCTTQACDFRDSIASLLGAGYTVVGVSRDTPEKLREFRDRDELPFELLSDPDHAVHTAYGVWGEKMNYGKVIEGVIRSTFVLDEQGVITHAQYNVKATGHVARLRKTLGVDA, encoded by the coding sequence ATGCGCCTGGAACCCGGTACTCCTGCCCCCGACTTCTCGCTCCTCGACCAGGACGGCAACACCGTCACGCTTGACGGGCTGCGCGGGCGCAAGGTGGTCCTGTACTTCTACCCGGCGGCCATGACACCGGGCTGCACCACTCAGGCGTGCGACTTCCGCGACAGCATCGCGTCGCTGCTGGGCGCCGGGTACACGGTCGTGGGCGTCTCCCGCGACACGCCGGAGAAGCTGCGCGAGTTCCGCGACCGCGACGAGCTCCCGTTCGAGCTGCTCAGCGACCCCGATCATGCTGTGCACACCGCGTATGGCGTGTGGGGCGAGAAGATGAACTACGGCAAGGTGATCGAGGGCGTCATCCGCTCCACCTTCGTGCTCGACGAGCAGGGCGTCATCACCCACGCGCAGTACAACGTGAAGGCGACCGGCCACGTCGCCCGGCTGCGCAAGACACTCGGCGTCGACGCCTGA
- the secA gene encoding preprotein translocase subunit SecA, whose product MANPLEKLLRAGEGRILRRLKQVAKAVNALEDDFEKLTDDELRGETAELRARFEKGETLDQLMPEAFAAVREAARRTLGMRAYDVQIMGGAALHLGNIAEMKTGEGKTLVAAFPSYLNAIAGKGVHVITVNDFLASYQSELMGRIHRALGMTTGTIISGQTPEVRRQQYAADITYGTNNEFGFDYLRDNMAWRQEDLVQREHFFAIVDEVDSILIDEARTPLIISGPSSGEANRWFTEFAKIARTLEVGEDYEVDEKKRTVGVLEPGIEKVEDYLGIDNLYESANTPLISFLNNSIKAIALFKKDTDYVVMNDEVMIVDEHTGRILVGRRYNEGIHQAIEAKEGVPVKAENQTLATVTLQNYFRLYEKLAGMTGTAETEAAEFMSTYQLGVVPIPTNRPMIRKDQPDLVYKNEQAKFAQVVEDIAERHANGQPVLVGTVSVEKSEYLSRLLAKKGVKHEVLNAKNHAREAEIVALAGKLGAVTVATNMAGRGTDIMLGGNAEFLAVQDLKAKGLDPEETPEEYEAAWDETYQAMKKKVAEDGVKVTEAGGLYVLGTERHESRRIDNQLRGRSGRQGDPGESRFYLSLTDDLMRLFQSGAAEAILSRTNFPDDIPIESGMVSRAIRSAQSQVEARNAEMRKNVLKYDDVLNRQREAIYTDRRQILHGDDIADRVHHFIEDAIGGVVDDHTSEGHTESWDFDALWTELKTLYPMGVTIDEVVAEAGDRKGGITAEGLKRELLSDALIAYEKREEALGEAATRELERRVVLQVLDRRWRDHLYEMDYLKDGIGLRAMAQRDPLIEYQREGYAMFQAMMGQIKEESVGYLYNLEVEVRRAGDDQTQVEAKGLVDGQPEQKLEYSAPNDSGDVEVRNDRGQVQQAATARLRKANEGGETRGAFGQPTDAAQDDAPVNRQQRRAQQRKKG is encoded by the coding sequence GTGGCGAATCCTCTCGAGAAGCTGCTGCGCGCCGGTGAAGGACGCATCCTTCGGCGACTGAAGCAGGTCGCGAAAGCCGTGAACGCGCTGGAAGACGACTTCGAGAAGCTCACCGATGACGAGCTGCGCGGCGAGACCGCCGAGCTGCGCGCCCGGTTCGAAAAGGGCGAGACCCTCGATCAGCTCATGCCCGAGGCCTTCGCCGCCGTGCGCGAGGCTGCCAGGCGCACCCTGGGCATGCGCGCCTATGACGTGCAGATCATGGGTGGTGCGGCCCTGCACCTTGGCAACATCGCCGAGATGAAGACCGGTGAGGGCAAGACCCTGGTCGCCGCGTTCCCCTCGTACCTGAATGCGATCGCCGGCAAGGGCGTGCATGTCATCACGGTGAACGACTTCCTCGCCTCGTATCAGTCCGAGCTGATGGGCCGCATCCACCGCGCACTCGGCATGACCACGGGCACGATCATCTCGGGCCAGACACCAGAGGTGCGTCGCCAGCAGTATGCCGCCGACATCACCTACGGCACGAACAACGAGTTCGGCTTCGACTACCTGCGCGACAACATGGCCTGGCGCCAGGAGGATCTCGTTCAGCGCGAGCACTTCTTCGCGATCGTCGATGAGGTCGACTCGATCCTCATCGACGAGGCGCGCACGCCGCTGATCATCTCGGGTCCGTCGTCTGGCGAGGCCAATCGGTGGTTCACGGAGTTCGCCAAGATCGCCCGCACGCTCGAAGTCGGCGAGGACTACGAGGTCGACGAGAAGAAGCGCACGGTCGGCGTGCTCGAGCCCGGTATCGAGAAGGTCGAGGACTACCTCGGCATCGACAACCTCTACGAGTCGGCCAACACCCCACTGATCTCGTTCCTGAACAACTCCATCAAGGCGATCGCGCTGTTCAAGAAGGACACCGACTACGTCGTGATGAACGACGAGGTCATGATCGTCGATGAGCACACCGGGCGCATCCTGGTCGGCCGCCGCTACAACGAGGGCATCCACCAGGCGATCGAGGCGAAGGAGGGTGTGCCGGTCAAGGCCGAGAACCAGACCCTGGCCACGGTCACGCTGCAGAACTACTTCCGCCTGTACGAGAAGCTCGCCGGCATGACCGGTACCGCCGAGACCGAGGCGGCCGAGTTCATGTCGACGTACCAGCTCGGCGTCGTGCCGATCCCGACCAACCGCCCGATGATCCGCAAAGATCAGCCAGACCTGGTCTACAAGAACGAGCAGGCCAAGTTCGCGCAGGTCGTCGAGGACATCGCCGAGCGTCACGCCAACGGTCAGCCCGTGCTGGTGGGAACGGTCAGCGTCGAGAAGAGCGAGTACCTGTCGCGCCTGCTCGCGAAGAAGGGCGTCAAGCACGAGGTGCTCAACGCCAAGAACCACGCGCGTGAGGCGGAGATCGTGGCCTTGGCCGGCAAGCTCGGCGCAGTCACAGTGGCCACGAACATGGCCGGTCGCGGTACCGACATCATGCTCGGCGGCAACGCCGAGTTCCTGGCCGTGCAGGACCTCAAGGCGAAGGGGCTCGATCCCGAGGAGACGCCAGAAGAGTACGAGGCCGCGTGGGATGAGACCTACCAGGCTATGAAGAAGAAGGTCGCCGAAGACGGTGTGAAGGTCACCGAGGCGGGCGGCCTGTACGTGCTCGGCACCGAGCGTCACGAGTCGCGCCGCATCGACAACCAGCTGCGCGGACGCTCCGGACGTCAGGGCGACCCCGGCGAGAGCCGCTTCTACCTCAGCCTCACGGACGACCTGATGCGTCTGTTCCAGTCCGGCGCCGCCGAGGCGATCCTGTCCCGCACGAACTTCCCTGATGACATCCCGATCGAATCCGGCATGGTCAGCCGCGCGATCCGCAGCGCGCAGTCGCAGGTCGAGGCGCGCAACGCCGAGATGCGCAAGAACGTGCTCAAGTACGACGATGTGCTCAATCGTCAGCGCGAGGCCATCTACACCGACCGCCGGCAGATCCTGCACGGCGATGACATCGCCGATCGCGTGCACCACTTCATCGAGGACGCCATCGGGGGTGTGGTCGATGACCACACATCTGAGGGTCACACCGAGAGCTGGGACTTCGACGCACTGTGGACCGAGCTCAAGACGCTCTACCCGATGGGCGTCACGATCGATGAGGTCGTCGCCGAAGCCGGCGACCGCAAGGGCGGCATCACCGCGGAGGGGCTCAAGCGCGAACTCCTCTCGGACGCCCTGATCGCGTATGAGAAGCGCGAGGAGGCCCTCGGCGAGGCGGCGACGCGTGAGCTGGAGCGTCGCGTCGTGCTGCAGGTGCTCGACCGCCGCTGGCGTGATCACCTCTACGAGATGGACTACCTGAAGGATGGCATCGGCCTTCGTGCCATGGCACAGCGCGACCCGCTGATCGAGTATCAGCGCGAGGGCTACGCGATGTTCCAGGCGATGATGGGACAGATCAAGGAGGAGTCCGTCGGCTACCTCTACAACCTCGAGGTCGAGGTGCGTCGCGCCGGCGATGACCAGACTCAGGTCGAGGCCAAGGGGCTCGTCGACGGGCAGCCCGAGCAGAAGCTCGAGTACTCGGCTCCCAATGACTCCGGCGACGTCGAGGTGCGCAACGACCGCGGACAGGTGCAGCAGGCCGCCACTGCGCGGCTGCGCAAGGCGAACGAGGGTGGCGAGACGCGGGGCGCGTTCGGACAGCCGACGGATGCTGCGCAGGACGACGCTCCGGTCAACCGTCAGCAGCGTCGCGCTCAGCAGCGCAAGAAGGGCTGA
- a CDS encoding WhiB family transcriptional regulator, whose translation MDWRDKAACLTVDPELFFPVGNTGPAVDQIEKAKAVCATCTVTEICLQYALESGQDSGVWGGLSEDERRALKRRAARARRAG comes from the coding sequence ATGGACTGGCGCGACAAAGCCGCCTGCCTGACTGTCGACCCCGAGCTGTTCTTCCCGGTCGGGAACACCGGCCCGGCCGTCGACCAGATCGAGAAGGCGAAGGCGGTCTGCGCCACCTGCACCGTCACCGAGATCTGTCTGCAGTACGCCCTGGAATCCGGTCAGGACTCGGGCGTCTGGGGCGGTCTCTCCGAAGACGAGCGTCGCGCTCTCAAGCGCCGCGCTGCGCGCGCCCGCCGCGCCGGCTGA